The Symphalangus syndactylus isolate Jambi chromosome 1, NHGRI_mSymSyn1-v2.1_pri, whole genome shotgun sequence DNA segment AAAATCAGTGATGACTGGGAATCAGCTCCCCAAAGATCACAGCACCAATTGCCTACAGGTCTGTGCTATGGAAGCTCAGCCTTCCATGGCTTGCTACATTTTGGGCACAGAGTGGCCTCGTGTGCCCCCCGACACCATCCGCTCACACATCCATACCCTACACTCACCTCTCATTTTTGGAGCTCCCCTCCCCACTACCTCTTTGGGCGGGCCTAGTCCACAACCCCAGAACATTATTCATTGGTACTTTCAAAGGTCTGGGGTGGGTATGATTAGACACTGAAGAAATCTCAACTCTCCTATGTAGGGGTAATCAGAGCTTGGATATGGAATTAGAATCAGAAAAAGAGAACTagcacaaacagaaaaaaacagcacTGCTAAACAGGTGAGAGATCAAGAGGCAGAGGCCATGGGAGTCATATCAACAGAGTGCACAGCTTCAGCTTTGTTCACTCTCATCAACTACACTAACGTttctgtggttttttgtttttcaaaagctCATATTGAAAAATCATCCAAGATACACTGCTGTACTAGCAAGAATCGTCCTACCTAAAAACACTTCCTCTAAGTACATACTGTCTTGCTGATGTGAGCTTTTCTCTTTACCTGATACTATCTAATAATGATGTTACAATATTTTTGCACTGGAGATTTGGAATATTGAAACCTTTCGGTCCAGCAGTgtcttattattagttttttttttttttgagacagggcctcactctgttgctcaggctggagtgcagtggcatgatcgtggctcactgcaacctcctcctcccaggtccaagggatcctcctatctcagccttacaagtagctgggaccacaggggtgcaccaccatgcctggcttattttttgtatttttgatacagatggagttttgccatattgtccaagctggtctcaaactcctgacctcaagtgatccacccacctcaggctcccaaagtgctgggattataggcatgagccaccatgcctggcctggcctggcccagtAGTTTTCACAAAAGATAGCACACATGTTACTGtggtcagcaatttttttttttgagacgcagtcttgctctgtcaccaggctggagtgcagtggcgtgatcttggctcagtgcaacctctgcctcctgggttcaagcgattatcctgcctcagcctcccaagtagctgggattacaggcacctgccaccacgcccagctaatttttgtatttttagtagagacggggtttcactatgttggccaggctggtctcaatcttctgacctcgtgatctgcctgcctcggcctcccaaagtgctgggattacaaagcatgagccacagtgcccagccagcaagataattttaagatatattcaatatattcagatatttatccttttaatagttattttttttaataatgcatattagaaaaaatatcacAAGCACGTCAGTCACTGCACTTAGTAGCATAACTTCCCATGAGCTTATCACTGATGTCCAAGGCCAGGTCTGAATAGATGCTTTCTGGGGCAACCTGTTAGCATATGAAAATCATGAACACTGATCTATGATCCCCAGAATTGAGGAAATGAATCTCCTGCCTCTTTGCCCTGAGACTATGGATAAGTTCCTCCTGACAATATCATACCATGCAGCCCTGTGAAGAGGGAGACTTCCCAGCCCCCTGCCAGCCTTGAGAGCCTAGCCTCAAGCTTCAACAGTAGGTCTCCTTTCTCCAATCAAACACAACATTAGTTGGGATTTTGCAACATTTAATCAAAAAAGAATCTGGCATCTTAAAAGTTAGGTTTACAAACTTGACACATTCTCAATATTAGCAATTTATCTATTTAAACATTGTCTAAGAAAATATGATCTATGAAGACATTAATACATTAATAAGATACTTAAGAGTTCATTATAAGCTACAACACTTTGCAAATAAGTATCCAGTTTAATTGTAACAAACCACAATTTGTGAGcaaatttaagaatataaaaaacaTTAATTAGTTAAATACAATTCTCTGGGAATATACATTATACCTACAGCTGTTTTTACAGTAagagtcttcctttttttttccttttaattatcaAAATGGTAAATCACTGTATGGTCCTGGATCTCCATGCTATAAAACTGAAATATGTGTTTCCAGCGTAGCAGATGGTGACCAGGAAGGCAAAGAACTGGAGAAAACAAAGTATAATAGAAGTGTGGTTTAGGGCACATCCTAATTAGCAAAAGTTATCATTTCACCTCCATGGAATCATGCACTCACTACCTTCTCTTGATACCAGGCCTTGTCGTCTAAAACTACTTTATTGGTTCAATTACTATCCTTCTCAAATGATTTCTGGttatgctgtttttattttggagaacATCTGAAAGCCTGTAGTTTTGCTCAAATAACCTCAGGGAGTTCACTTAGGAGTGAATACGGCGGCAGTGCATCTGAGAAAAGTATATCATTTCTAATTTAGCACAGGCAATCTAGGTCTGGGGTACAATCTCGGATTGCTACAGTGTCAGTTCACATAAATGAGTCGAGTGGGCCAGAGTAAGCAATGAGCCCACATGGTATGTGAGGTGTGAACAGGGAGGAGGAAAATGCAGGCCCTTCTTAATTAATGGggcagcctccacccagttcTAGTTCATTCTTGCTATGTGTTAACTTGAGCCCAGTCTTGACAAAGCTTGTGATTTTTAATGTCACCAGCATCCATGtgctctacttttattttattttgtttttttgaggcggagtttcactcttgttgcccaagctggagtgcaatggcgtgatcttggctcactgcaacctctgcctcctggtttcaagtgagtctcctgcctcagcatcccaagtagctgggattacaggtgcccgccaccacccctggctcatttttttgtatttttagtagagatggggtttcaccatgttggccacgctggccttgaactcctgacctcaggtgatccacccgcctaggcctcccaaagtgctgggattacaggcatgtgccactgtgcccgaccaatCTACTTTTAAATAGAGATcttcaaacagaaataaaagtaaagaatatgaTGAACCCCCATGTACCACCAATCAGCTTTGACATAATCATTTTGGCATTTCTGTCtaactgcctccctccttcccacgaTAGGCTTCTTTTGGAGATGGGCTATTTTAAGGCCAATCTCAGAGAGATTCTTAATaccagttttttttaattagaaaaatcatACACACTTAtagtttaaaaatgcaaacagaagtatataaattaaaaagtaaggtcaggtgcggtggctcaagcgcctgtaattccagcactttgggaggccaaggcaggaagatcacctgagcccaggaaatccagaccagcctgtgcaacatagcgagacttagtctctacaaaaaaaacattagctgggcatggtggtgcaggattctagtcccagctattcaggaggctgaggtaggaggatggctcaAGCTGaggagttccaggttgcagtgagctataattatgccactgcactccagcctgggtgatggagcaagaccccttctctaaaaaaaaaaaaaaaaaaaaaaaatagaagttccTTGTCCCATTCGCCTCATTTCCCGATCCCAGTCTCTAGAAGGAACCTCTACCGGTATATATTTTTCTAGGCATTCTCAAtgcataaacaaatattttcacttaacaaaaaaactaaatggaattaCATTCTGTTCATTTTCTGCAACCTTCCCCCACTTAGTAAATTATAGGCAGTAGAATTATTCTTAGCCTGCTTTAAACAGCTTTTCTCCCTTGAATATTTATCTTGTTCCAGTTATTTGGCATTCACTCAAGCAGTCTCCCAGGCTTTTCCCACTTTGGGCCAGGAgggccccctgccccctgccagtTTTAGATATTTTCAAATCAATAAGCCAATTGCTAATTTATCACTACTGCAAGCGCTGCTTTTTCCTGCAGATGACTCTGTCTTCCCCAATCCCAAGCAAGCcttggagagggaagaggaggatcATGTGGGGATGGAGGGCTACTCACCGATGAGGCCGCCCAGCTGTTGAAGTTGTGACTGTCCCTCTCAGGGGAGACGGAAGATGCATCTACAACAGCGGCAGAGAGGTACAAGACGAAGGCACTGCCGTTAAAGCACAGGCCCTGGGGGGACACAGGGGCAGAGTGTTTAGGGAGAGGGGAGGGTCTGCACACCTCTGGACTTCAGAAGTGACGAGGGCTGTACCTCTGGTGTGGGAAGGGGCCCCCAGGTGGACACCTGTGGGAGGGTGAGGGACAAGGCTGTGGGAAGGCAGCTCTCAGGGCCTTGGGGAGGCAGCAAGTGCAAGAGGAGAGGGTTTTACGGCAGCTCATACCAGATGCTGCCCCTGCCCCCACAAGACACTGAGACTGCATGCCGCCCCTTCAGTCATTTTGCTTCTTCCGTTTGCTCCTGAGCCTCATCTCATCCAGATGTCAGCCAAGCTGACGCTGTCTGAGGATGGCAGGCAGCAGTGGCAGCCACTCAGTGGGCTCAGCCTCAGCCCCTGGCCCTCAGCCGCAGCTGTAGCCCTTGCATGTGTCCCTGACATAGAGGCGCAATAGAGTGTCCCCCAAAACAGGCCCAGCTGACTCCCTAACCCCCTGTTCCAAACAGGGAGGGATATTTAAATGAGCTCCTCTGTCCTAGCTGCAAGTTCTTAAAAAGGCGGTTATAGCCCTTTGGGAACTAATGTCACCCTTGGCTTCACCTTATTTGTTCCTATTTTTAGAGAAGATATGTAAGTCCCGGtaggtatttggttttcagttatGTCTAAACTCTAAGAAACCATGTTCTGAAACATGCATAGGAAACCATGCAAAGCTGGCTCCTGCCTGAACACATGGGAGGGGCAGGAGTGAGGTGAAACCAGAGCAGAAACCAACTGGGGAGGAAGGGGGATGCCTCTCAGGAGTGGGCCCTCTGTGGTCTAACATCTTTCCCTCAGTAACTTGGAGACAGAAGAAGGGGTAGGGGAAAGGGAGGAAGCAATCTCTCtcttctcagagaaaaaaaagctaCATAGAATTTTCCCACTGCAGGCCCTAGCATTGTGGCAGAGGTTGTATGTCCCTGTTGCCACCTCCACCTGTGCTCACACTGTCCCCAGGTCAGGGCACTTAACCTTTAAGATAAGGGCTTCACCACAGTCAGATCCAGGGTCAGGCTGCCGAAACTGTCCCCTAAGAAGCCCTGGTCTCACTAAATGACTCATTAGGAATGttggttgtgtttttttgtttactttttggtCTAGAAACACATCTGTGCATTAACACACACGCCCTTACTGGTATTTTTTCTCCCATATCACCTCTTAGAAT contains these protein-coding regions:
- the CMTM8 gene encoding CKLF-like MARVEL transmembrane domain-containing protein 8 isoform X2: MEESQRARSHTVTTTASSFAENFSTSSSSFAYDREFLRTLPGLLIVAEIGLCFNGSAFVLYLSAAVVDASSVSPERDSHNFNSWAASSFFAFLVTICYAGNTYFSFIAWRSRTIQ